A part of Halobaculum sp. MBLA0143 genomic DNA contains:
- a CDS encoding presenilin family intramembrane aspartyl protease PSH, whose protein sequence is MSQTERSDPEPSVALGVGLTAAVFLVVQVGALALVPDFSAAGLQATPDPSDPTNALVYVGAILVMTALMLAAFRFGVDALVKAVILLTSGMLSWYVFAVVLPSTAALVAAGLVPLLLWRYPEWYVLDATGAVIGAAAAGVFGISFGLLPAILLLVALAVYDAISVYQTEHMLDLASGVMDLNIPVVLVFPLTLDYSVFDDGGAADGGDGEPAADGDDPKGDAAVADGSGESEPTAETTGDDGAREVFFVGLGDAVMPTVLVASAAFFSPASSLGVPFLPGLNLPALLGMVGTFAGLAVLLRWVLAGRAHAGLPLLNGGTLAGYLVGSLLSGVSLVTALGLGPYL, encoded by the coding sequence GTGTCACAGACGGAACGGTCGGACCCGGAGCCGAGCGTGGCGCTGGGCGTCGGGCTGACGGCGGCGGTGTTCCTCGTGGTCCAGGTCGGTGCGCTGGCGCTCGTCCCGGACTTCTCTGCGGCCGGGCTCCAGGCGACGCCGGACCCCTCGGACCCGACGAACGCGCTCGTGTACGTCGGCGCCATCCTCGTCATGACGGCGCTGATGCTGGCGGCGTTCCGCTTCGGCGTGGACGCGCTGGTGAAGGCGGTGATCCTGCTCACCTCCGGGATGCTGTCGTGGTACGTGTTCGCGGTGGTGCTACCGTCGACGGCGGCGTTGGTCGCGGCTGGGCTCGTCCCGTTGCTCCTCTGGCGCTACCCGGAGTGGTACGTCTTGGACGCCACGGGGGCGGTGATCGGCGCCGCCGCGGCCGGCGTGTTCGGCATCAGCTTCGGTCTCCTGCCGGCGATTCTCCTCCTGGTGGCCCTGGCCGTCTACGACGCCATCTCCGTCTACCAGACGGAACACATGCTGGATCTCGCCTCCGGCGTCATGGACCTCAACATCCCGGTCGTGCTCGTGTTCCCGCTCACGCTGGACTACTCCGTGTTCGACGACGGAGGAGCGGCCGACGGCGGCGACGGCGAGCCCGCGGCCGACGGCGACGACCCGAAGGGAGACGCGGCGGTCGCCGACGGCTCCGGGGAGTCGGAGCCGACCGCGGAGACGACCGGCGACGACGGCGCACGGGAGGTGTTCTTCGTCGGGCTGGGTGACGCCGTCATGCCGACGGTGCTCGTCGCCTCGGCGGCGTTCTTCTCGCCGGCGTCGTCGCTGGGCGTCCCCTTCCTGCCCGGGCTCAACCTCCCGGCACTGCTGGGCATGGTCGGCACCTTCGCCGGGCTGGCCGTGCTCCTGCGGTGGGTGTTGGCCGGCCGCGCCCACGCCGGGCTACCGTTGCTCAACGGCGGCACCCTCGCGGGCTACCTGGTCGGGTCGCTGCTGTCCGGCGTCTCGCTCGTGACCGCACTCGGCCTGGGGCCGTACCTGTGA
- a CDS encoding presenilin family intramembrane aspartyl protease PSH: MSTATWPLSDPRVRGAVGTGALFLAVQALALLVTPRLAGRGVQYGDGGGTALIPLVAGLALGTVLALGVARWGVSPSLLRGLTTLSLSVSVWFVGTAFLGPVGGVVPAAVAAVAVARSASLPVRNLVAVVAVAGAAGVFGASLGPRYAAVALVVVAGYDAYSVYYSGHMVELADTSARLELPTAFVVPSDDGFDATSASVDSSTSSAAPSATLLGAGDALFPALLAASTQAHTATIQVVGGGPPLGLAPATVGAVAGGFAGFLVLQVFVQRRGGVHAGLPPIVAGALLGWLLAGGASFV, from the coding sequence GTGAGCACGGCGACGTGGCCGCTGTCGGACCCCCGGGTCCGGGGTGCCGTCGGTACGGGGGCGTTGTTCCTGGCGGTCCAGGCGCTGGCGTTGCTCGTCACGCCCCGACTCGCCGGTCGCGGGGTCCAGTACGGCGACGGCGGCGGGACGGCGCTGATCCCGTTGGTGGCCGGGCTGGCGCTCGGGACCGTCCTCGCGCTCGGGGTGGCTCGCTGGGGCGTCTCCCCCTCGTTGCTGCGCGGGCTGACGACGCTGTCGCTGTCCGTCTCCGTCTGGTTCGTCGGGACGGCGTTCCTCGGCCCGGTCGGGGGGGTCGTCCCGGCGGCGGTCGCGGCTGTCGCCGTCGCCCGGTCGGCCAGTCTCCCCGTCCGCAACCTCGTCGCGGTCGTCGCCGTCGCGGGCGCCGCCGGCGTGTTCGGCGCCAGTCTCGGCCCGCGGTACGCCGCCGTCGCGCTCGTCGTCGTCGCCGGCTACGACGCCTACAGCGTCTACTACTCCGGCCACATGGTGGAGTTGGCCGACACGAGCGCCAGACTGGAGCTACCGACCGCGTTCGTCGTCCCGAGCGACGACGGGTTCGACGCGACGAGCGCGAGTGTCGACTCCTCGACGTCGTCGGCGGCGCCGTCCGCGACACTGCTCGGCGCCGGTGACGCGCTGTTCCCGGCGCTCCTGGCCGCGAGCACCCAGGCACACACGGCGACGATCCAGGTCGTCGGCGGCGGGCCGCCGCTCGGGCTCGCGCCGGCGACCGTCGGCGCCGTCGCCGGCGGCTTCGCGGGCTTCCTCGTGCTCCAGGTGTTCGTCCAGCGCCGTGGCGGCGTCCACGCCGGGCTGCCGCCGATTGTCGCCGGCGCGCTGCTGGGCTGGCTGCTCGCCGGTGGTGCCAGCTTCGTGTAG
- a CDS encoding PUA domain-containing protein gives MSQNATTATGDTALPQLRTVADYQFGAGAGVALFPPDAEDITVRRSTGGRPRQVLTGDDRLVSYGTDGRFTLGVAGGRRLQTLSPPANRVVVGDESEPFVREAKNVFAKFVLDCDPGIRERDEVLVVHERGELLAVGRAELPATGMEDFDSGVAVRVRAGVPADD, from the coding sequence GTGAGCCAGAACGCGACGACCGCGACCGGGGACACGGCCCTCCCACAGCTTCGGACGGTCGCGGACTACCAGTTCGGTGCCGGCGCCGGCGTGGCGTTGTTCCCGCCCGACGCCGAGGACATCACCGTCCGGCGTTCGACCGGCGGGCGGCCCCGACAGGTGTTGACCGGCGACGACCGGCTCGTCAGCTACGGCACGGACGGCCGCTTCACGCTGGGGGTCGCCGGCGGCCGCCGGCTCCAGACGCTGTCGCCGCCGGCCAACCGGGTCGTCGTCGGCGACGAGAGCGAGCCGTTCGTCCGCGAGGCGAAGAACGTCTTCGCCAAGTTCGTCCTGGACTGTGACCCGGGGATTCGGGAGCGCGACGAGGTGCTCGTCGTCCACGAGCGTGGCGAACTGTTGGCGGTCGGCCGGGCGGAACTGCCCGCGACCGGGATGGAGGACTTCGACAGCGGCGTCGCGGTGCGGGTGCGGGCGGGCGTGCCGGCGGACGACTGA
- a CDS encoding NYN domain-containing protein — MTSVHDAQRVGVIADAQNLYHSAQSLYSQNVDYSALLQKAVQDRALVRAIAYVIRADSPEEESFFEALRDIGFETRIKDIKTFPDGSQKADWDVGMSLDAVTLADHVDVLVLATGDGDFSRLCRHLRHEGVRTEVVGFGGSTADELVDAATTFVDMSDREETFLL, encoded by the coding sequence GTGACGAGCGTACACGACGCACAGCGGGTCGGCGTGATCGCCGACGCGCAGAACCTCTACCACTCCGCACAGAGTCTCTACTCCCAGAACGTCGACTACAGCGCCCTGCTCCAGAAGGCCGTCCAGGACCGGGCGCTCGTCAGAGCCATCGCCTACGTGATCCGGGCGGACTCCCCCGAGGAGGAGTCGTTCTTCGAGGCGCTGCGGGACATCGGTTTCGAGACCCGGATCAAGGACATCAAGACGTTCCCGGACGGCTCACAGAAGGCCGACTGGGACGTGGGGATGAGCCTGGACGCGGTGACGCTCGCCGACCACGTCGACGTGTTGGTGTTGGCGACCGGCGACGGAGACTTCTCGCGACTGTGTCGTCACCTCCGCCACGAGGGGGTCCGGACGGAGGTGGTCGGCTTCGGCGGGTCGACCGCAGACGAACTGGTCGACGCCGCGACGACGTTCGTCGACATGAGCGACCGCGAGGAGACGTTCCTACTGTGA
- a CDS encoding MaoC family dehydratase encodes MPVASAGDTRRHAVTVTEETVDDYAAVTGDDNPLHTDDEYAAEGLFGGRVAHGMFTAGVVSAALAALDGDIVYVSQEFSFEAPVRPGDTVAAEVEVLEELGGDRLRVETVAESVADQAATDADDTDGEVVLTGEATVLSVPHDD; translated from the coding sequence GTGCCAGTCGCATCTGCCGGCGACACCCGTCGCCACGCCGTGACCGTCACCGAGGAGACTGTCGACGACTACGCCGCCGTCACCGGCGACGACAACCCGTTGCACACGGACGACGAGTACGCCGCCGAGGGGCTGTTCGGCGGCCGCGTCGCCCACGGGATGTTCACCGCAGGCGTCGTCAGCGCCGCCCTCGCGGCCTTAGACGGTGACATCGTCTACGTCTCCCAGGAGTTCTCCTTCGAGGCGCCCGTCCGGCCGGGCGACACCGTGGCCGCCGAGGTGGAGGTGCTGGAGGAACTGGGCGGCGACCGGCTCCGTGTGGAGACTGTCGCCGAGAGCGTCGCCGACCAGGCGGCGACAGACGCAGACGACACCGACGGGGAGGTCGTTCTCACCGGGGAGGCGACCGTGTTGTCCGTCCCGCACGACGACTGA
- a CDS encoding alpha/beta fold hydrolase: MQTVTRDGVEIAYEQRGRSANDAPSVVLVEGLGYGRWMWRWQADALADDYHVVLPDNRGTGESDAPEGPYTVEQMAADLEAVLADTGVETVHVVGASMGGMIAQRYALSSDRAASLSLFCTSPGGDDAVATPDETLARMFSVPEDADEREAIRYKMAPALSEGFPEANPELIERIVDWRLASDAPPAAREAQAAAVEAFDASDELGDLDVPTLVLHGTGDRVLPVENGELLTELLTDPETTFYEDGSHLFFLEESERVNERLRGFLDAA; encoded by the coding sequence GTGCAGACAGTCACGAGAGACGGCGTCGAGATCGCCTACGAGCAACGGGGTCGGTCCGCGAACGACGCGCCGTCGGTCGTTCTGGTCGAGGGGCTCGGCTACGGTCGGTGGATGTGGCGCTGGCAGGCGGACGCTCTGGCTGACGACTACCACGTCGTCTTACCGGACAACCGCGGCACGGGCGAGTCCGACGCCCCCGAGGGACCGTACACGGTCGAACAGATGGCGGCGGACCTGGAGGCCGTGTTGGCCGACACCGGCGTAGAGACCGTCCACGTCGTCGGCGCGAGCATGGGCGGGATGATCGCACAACGGTACGCGCTGTCGTCCGACCGGGCGGCGTCGCTGTCGTTGTTCTGTACCTCGCCGGGCGGCGACGACGCCGTGGCGACGCCCGACGAGACGCTCGCGCGGATGTTCTCCGTTCCCGAGGACGCCGACGAACGGGAGGCGATCCGGTACAAGATGGCGCCGGCGCTGTCGGAGGGGTTCCCGGAGGCGAACCCGGAGCTGATCGAACGGATCGTCGACTGGCGGCTGGCCTCGGACGCCCCACCGGCCGCGCGGGAGGCGCAGGCGGCCGCCGTGGAGGCGTTCGACGCGAGCGACGAACTCGGCGACTTGGACGTGCCGACGCTCGTCCTCCACGGCACCGGCGACCGTGTCCTCCCGGTCGAGAACGGGGAGCTCCTGACCGAACTGCTGACGGACCCGGAGACGACGTTCTACGAGGACGGGTCTCACCTGTTCTTCCTAGAGGAGTCCGAGCGGGTGAACGAGCGACTCCGGGGGTTCCTCGATGCAGCCTGA
- a CDS encoding AMP-binding protein — MQPEPAVPAGVHANDWVGDWSARRASLSPDRVGLVDADTGTEYTYAELDRRANRTARLCRAHGVEQGDRVAVLSRNRPALIDLFFATGKIGAVLAPVSHRLAPPELAAMFDDVDPTLVVAEAPFADLAADVLAEPAFDGDPTVVVVGDDAGDAGDTGDAGDAGDTGDDERAGGDDPAGDPLPAVVDAAWTAALPADDSPVDRPDVSLTDPHLFLHTGGSTGIPKETVIPHRQVLWNSFNTITAWGLRPEDTTPMTFPMFHTGGWNVVTAPLFHLGGTVVIAREFDPGQVLSLVEERSATVLIAVPAVLRAMSEHDRWTETDLSTLRFAKSGGGPCRNAVLEAWWDRDVDLSQGYGLTECGPNNFAMPDGWPREKADSVGVPAPHVDARIVDETGDTLPDGEVGELELSGPQAADRYWQNPRESRGTFGDGDGDRWVATGDLARVDDDGYYHIEGRVKNMFVSGGENVYPPAVEDAVADHPKVSDAVVIAVPDEQWGTVGRAVVAGDDSLTLSELREFLDDRLARFKHPRSLRFVEELPTSGPSKIDRSAVRERFGEE, encoded by the coding sequence ATGCAGCCTGAGCCGGCGGTGCCGGCGGGCGTCCACGCCAACGACTGGGTGGGCGACTGGAGTGCCCGCCGGGCGAGTCTCTCGCCGGACCGTGTCGGCCTCGTCGACGCCGACACGGGCACGGAGTACACCTACGCCGAGTTGGACCGCCGGGCCAACAGGACGGCGCGGCTCTGTCGTGCTCACGGCGTCGAACAGGGCGACCGGGTGGCCGTCCTCTCGCGCAACCGGCCGGCGCTGATCGACCTGTTCTTCGCCACCGGAAAGATCGGTGCGGTGTTGGCACCCGTCTCACACCGCCTCGCACCGCCGGAACTGGCGGCGATGTTCGACGACGTCGACCCGACGCTCGTGGTCGCCGAGGCGCCGTTCGCCGACCTCGCGGCCGACGTACTCGCCGAGCCGGCGTTCGACGGCGACCCGACGGTCGTGGTCGTCGGTGACGACGCAGGCGACGCCGGCGACACGGGCGACGCAGGCGACGCCGGCGACACGGGCGACGACGAGCGAGCCGGCGGTGACGACCCAGCGGGCGACCCACTCCCGGCAGTCGTGGACGCCGCCTGGACCGCGGCGCTCCCGGCAGACGACAGCCCGGTCGACCGGCCGGACGTGTCGCTGACAGATCCGCACCTGTTCCTCCACACCGGCGGGTCGACGGGGATCCCCAAGGAGACCGTGATCCCTCACCGACAGGTGTTGTGGAACTCCTTCAACACGATCACCGCGTGGGGACTGCGCCCGGAAGACACCACGCCGATGACGTTCCCGATGTTCCACACCGGGGGGTGGAACGTCGTCACGGCGCCGTTGTTCCACCTCGGCGGGACGGTCGTGATCGCCAGAGAGTTCGACCCCGGTCAGGTGTTGTCGTTGGTCGAAGAGCGCTCGGCGACCGTACTGATCGCCGTGCCGGCGGTGCTGCGGGCGATGAGCGAACACGACCGGTGGACGGAGACGGACCTCTCGACGCTCCGATTCGCCAAGTCCGGCGGCGGGCCGTGTCGCAACGCCGTCTTGGAGGCGTGGTGGGACCGTGACGTCGACCTCTCGCAGGGGTACGGGCTGACGGAGTGTGGCCCGAACAACTTCGCCATGCCGGACGGCTGGCCCCGGGAGAAGGCCGACTCCGTCGGCGTCCCGGCGCCACACGTCGACGCCCGGATCGTCGACGAGACGGGTGACACGCTCCCGGACGGCGAGGTGGGTGAACTGGAGCTGTCCGGGCCACAGGCCGCCGACCGTTACTGGCAGAATCCCAGAGAGAGCCGGGGGACGTTCGGGGACGGCGACGGCGACCGCTGGGTCGCTACCGGCGACCTCGCTCGTGTCGACGACGACGGCTACTACCACATCGAGGGACGCGTCAAGAACATGTTCGTCTCCGGGGGGGAGAACGTCTACCCGCCCGCAGTGGAAGACGCCGTCGCCGACCACCCGAAGGTGTCGGACGCCGTCGTGATCGCCGTTCCGGACGAGCAGTGGGGAACCGTCGGGCGCGCGGTCGTCGCCGGCGACGACTCACTGACGCTGTCCGAACTGCGGGAGTTCCTGGACGACCGGCTCGCCCGGTTCAAACACCCGCGGTCGCTCCGGTTCGTCGAGGAACTGCCCACCTCCGGGCCGTCGAAGATCGACCGCAGTGCCGTCCGCGAACGGTTCGGCGAGGAGTAG
- the hmgA gene encoding hydroxymethylglutaryl-CoA reductase (NADPH), whose product MTDTSETDAPTAAELADRVRTGDLRLYELEDHADADTAAAARRRLVGAHDGSAFDDATTALSTTGEYGFPAAAADSNVENMTGAVQIPAGVVGPVSVDGGALSGERYVPMATTEGALLASVNRGCSVLDRAGGATARVLDNGMVRAPVFRVDDVAEAEALVAWVHDEEEQLREAAEATTSHGELQSITPHVVGNNVFLRFTYDTKDAMGMNMATIATEAACDVVEAETDATLIAVSGNLCTDKKPAAINAIQGRGRTVAADATIPREVVTDVLDTTPEAVAEINTRKNLVGSAKAGSLGFNAHVANTVAAVFLATGQDAAQVVEGANAITTAEVVDGDLYVSLTIASLEVGTVGGGTSLPTQAEGLDVLGVRGGGDPAGSNADALAEATTVAALAGELSLLSALASRNLAGAHAELGR is encoded by the coding sequence GTGACAGACACGAGCGAGACGGACGCGCCGACGGCCGCGGAGCTGGCCGACCGGGTCCGTACCGGCGACCTCCGGCTGTACGAACTCGAAGACCACGCGGACGCGGACACGGCCGCCGCCGCCCGTCGGCGGCTGGTCGGCGCCCACGACGGCTCTGCGTTCGACGACGCGACGACGGCGCTGTCGACCACCGGCGAGTACGGCTTCCCGGCCGCGGCGGCGGACTCCAACGTCGAGAACATGACCGGCGCGGTCCAGATCCCCGCGGGCGTCGTCGGCCCCGTCTCCGTCGACGGCGGCGCGTTGTCGGGCGAGCGGTACGTCCCGATGGCGACGACCGAGGGAGCGTTGCTCGCGTCCGTCAACCGCGGGTGTTCCGTGTTGGACCGCGCCGGCGGCGCGACCGCCCGCGTGCTCGACAACGGGATGGTCCGCGCACCCGTCTTCCGGGTCGACGACGTCGCCGAGGCGGAGGCGCTCGTCGCGTGGGTCCACGACGAAGAAGAACAACTGCGCGAGGCCGCCGAGGCGACGACGAGCCACGGTGAACTCCAGTCGATCACCCCACACGTCGTCGGCAACAACGTGTTCCTCCGATTCACGTACGACACGAAAGACGCGATGGGGATGAACATGGCCACCATCGCCACGGAGGCGGCGTGTGACGTGGTGGAGGCGGAGACTGACGCGACGCTGATCGCGGTGTCGGGCAACCTCTGTACGGACAAGAAGCCGGCCGCGATCAACGCGATCCAGGGGCGAGGCCGGACGGTTGCCGCCGACGCGACGATCCCCCGCGAGGTGGTGACGGACGTGCTCGACACGACGCCGGAGGCGGTCGCGGAGATCAACACCCGGAAGAACCTCGTCGGCAGTGCCAAGGCCGGCAGTCTGGGATTCAACGCCCACGTCGCCAACACGGTCGCGGCCGTCTTCCTCGCTACGGGTCAGGACGCCGCTCAGGTGGTGGAGGGAGCGAACGCGATCACGACCGCTGAGGTCGTCGACGGGGACCTCTACGTCTCGCTGACCATCGCCTCGTTGGAGGTCGGCACCGTCGGCGGCGGGACGAGTCTCCCGACGCAGGCAGAGGGACTGGACGTGTTGGGTGTCCGCGGCGGCGGCGACCCCGCCGGCAGCAACGCCGACGCGCTCGCGGAGGCGACGACCGTCGCCGCCCTCGCCGGCGAACTGTCGTTGCTGTCCGCGCTCGCCTCCCGCAACCTCGCCGGCGCCCACGCGGAGCTCGGGCGGTAA